Below is a genomic region from Flavobacterium ginsengisoli.
CGACTAAACTTCGTGACGAAATTAAAAAACTACAGGAACAGTCTGCCTTAATTATGCTGTTCCTGAAAAATCTCCAACAATACAATTGGATTAATTACTGTATTGGGAGATTTTTTCATCATTTCCAAAACACGTTTTACTGCTGAAAGATTTAAACCCATTTCTAATGCAATCTGCTGAATAGCTTTAAATTCTTTTTCGTGCAAAACGCCGTCAATATGCATTAATAAAGCCAATCTGTAAAACTGATTAATACGTTGTAATTCAGATTTTATCGGAATAGTTTTGTGTTCTTGATGAAATAAATCTTGAAATTCTTCTTCACTAATACTCAATTCGAAAGCTACAAGTCTTAAAAATTCAAGCTCACGTTTGTGTAAATGTCCGTCTACAGTGGCGAACATAATCATTTCTAAAAGTAAACTTCTTTTTTCTGCTTCTGTATTCATCAATTTCTTATTTTTAGCTAAAATATTGCTTTTAAATAAAAATACAAAACACAGATAATGAAGAGGATTTTCTTGGCAGTTTTACTTCTATTTACTTTTATTGGAAAAGCTCAAAGCACCGTTTCAAAAAATATTTCTACTTTTACAATTGAAGCTCCTCAACTGAATACCACAAAGAAGATCTGGATTTATCTTCCTGAAAATTACTCCAAAGACATTAAAAAAAAATACAGTGTTATTTACATGCACGATGCTCAGAATCTGTTTGATGCCAAAACTTCTTTTGCGGGAGAATGGAATATAGATGAAAAGT
It encodes:
- a CDS encoding TerB family tellurite resistance protein, which translates into the protein MNTEAEKRSLLLEMIMFATVDGHLHKRELEFLRLVAFELSISEEEFQDLFHQEHKTIPIKSELQRINQFYRLALLMHIDGVLHEKEFKAIQQIALEMGLNLSAVKRVLEMMKKSPNTVINPIVLLEIFQEQHN